One Cololabis saira isolate AMF1-May2022 chromosome 12, fColSai1.1, whole genome shotgun sequence DNA window includes the following coding sequences:
- the mrgbp gene encoding MRG/MORF4L-binding protein, producing the protein MGEADMTLSQTDEKPPDSALPSVEDPVVWSHEVEVCLFHAMIGHKPVGVNRHFHMICIRDKFSQNIGRQVSSSVIWDHLGTMYDMQALHESEILPFPNTEKSFSLPDDIIQEVKEGKLGSEEETREEFRMERDPPATHEEGSNSSVKMAERTSSSRDKERERDKEKGGSDGGAAAGAAAGGTGGGGGGAKEAEKRKRSRAAEKLLSSTNPASPGGAKRRRT; encoded by the exons ATGGGGGAGGCAGACATGACGCTGAGCCAGACCGACGAGAAGCCGCCGGACTCGGCCCTGCCCTCCGTGGAGGACCCGGTGGTCTGGAGCCACGAGGTGGAGGTGTGTTTGTTCCACGCGATGATCGGACACAAGCCCGTAG GGGTGAACCGGCACTTCCACATGATCTGCATCAGAGACAAGTTCAGTCAGAACATCGGCCGGCAGGTCTCCTCCTCCGTCATCTGGGACCACCTGGGAACGATGTACGACATGCAGGCTCTG CACGAGTCGGAGATCCTGCCATTTCCTAACACGGAGAAGAGCTTCTCTCTGCCGGACGACATCATCCAGGAAGTTAAAGAAG GGAAGCTGGGCTCGGAGGAGGAGACCAGAGAGGAGTTCAGGATGGAGCGGGATCCTCCAGCGACGCATGAAGAAG GGAGCAACTCCTCTGTGAAGATGGCAGAGCGAACCAGCAGCAGTCGGGACAAAGAGAGGGAGCGCGATAAGGAAAAGGGAGGGAGTGACGGAGGCGccgcagcaggagcagcagcaggaggaacaggaggaggcggaggcggGGCGAAGGAGgcagagaagaggaagaggagtcgaGCGGCGGAGAAGCTGCTGTCATCCACCAATCCAGCAAGTCCGGGAGGAGCAAAGAGGAGGCGCACCTGA
- the hm13 gene encoding minor histocompatibility antigen H13 isoform X2 — MSTAEPIPAAGPEGAAGLLDALNGTDSNGTEALNATARFVATPQGTALAYGSLVLMALFPIFFGALRSVTCSKAKNSADMPETITSRDAARFPIIASCTLFGLYLFFKVFSQEYINLLLSMYFFVLGVLALSHTMSPVVARMVPASFPNKQYQLLFTQGSGESKEEIVNYEFDSKNLVCLVVSSVVGVWYVLKKHWIANNLFGLAFALNGVELLHLNNVSTGCILLGGLFVYDVFWVFGTNVMVTVAKSFEAPIKLVFPQDLLERGLGASNFAMLGLGDIVIPGIFIALLLRFDVSLKKNSRTYFYSSFLAYIFGLGLTIFVMHTFKHAQPALLYLVPACVGFPVVVALVKGELTEMFRYEETPEEGADKEESSEPEKKDQ; from the exons ATGTCTACGGCCGAGCCGATCCCGGCCGCGGGCCCCGAGGGGGCCGCGGGCCTGCTGGACGCCCTGAACGGCACGGACAGTAACGGCACGGAGGCGCTGAACGCCACGGCCAGGTTCGTGGCGACCCCGCAGGGCACGGCGCTGGCCTACGGCAGCCTGGTGCTCATGGCGCTGTTCCCCATCTTCTTCGGGGCGCTGCGCTCCGTCACCTGCTCCAAGGCCAAG AACTCTGCCGACATGCCGGAGACCATCACCAGCCGGGACGCCGCCCGCTTCCCCATCATCGCCAGCTGCACTCTGTTTGGTCTCTACCTCTTCTTCAAG GTGTTTTCTCAGGAGTACATCAACCTGCTGCTGTCCATGTACTTCTTTGTGCTGGGCGTCCTGGCTCTGTCACACACCATGAG CCCCGTCGTGGCCAGGATGGTTCCCGCCTCCTTCCCCAACAAGCAGTACCAGCTGCTCTTCACTCAGGGCTCCGGAGAGTCCAAGGAAG AAATCGTCAACTATGAGTTTGACAGCAAGAACCTGGTGTGTCTAGTGGTCAGCAGCGTGGTGGGAGTCTGGTACGTGCTCAAGAAG CACTGGATAGCCAACAACCTGTTCGGGCTGGCGTTCGCCCTGAACGGCGTGGAGCTGCTCCACCTCAACAACGTCAGTACCGGCTGCATCCTGCTGGGGGGGCTCTTCGTCTACGATGTGTTCTGG GTGTTCGGCACCAACGTCATGGTAACGGTTGCTAAGTCATTTGAAGCGCCAATCAAAT tgGTGTTTCCTCAGGACCTGCTGGAGAGAGGCCTTGGAGCCAGTAACTTTGCTATGCTGGGACTGGGAGACATCGTCATCCCCGGCATCTTCATCGCCCTGCTGCTGCGCTTCGATGTCAG CCTGAAGAAGAACAGCAGGACGTACTTCTACTCCAGCTTCCTGGCCTACATCTTCGGCCTGGGCCTCACCATCTTCGTCATGCACACGTTTAAACACGCACAG CCTGCTCTGCTGTATCTGGTCCCCGCCTGCGTCGGCTTCCCCGTCGTCGTGGCGCTGGTCAAGGGAGAACTCACAGAGATGTTCAG GTACGAGGAGACTCCTGAGGAAGGAGCGGATAAAGAGGAATCATCAGAGCCGGAGAAGAAGGACCAATAA
- the hm13 gene encoding minor histocompatibility antigen H13 isoform X1 has protein sequence MSTAEPIPAAGPEGAAGLLDALNGTDSNGTEALNATARFVATPQGTALAYGSLVLMALFPIFFGALRSVTCSKAKELGENDFDSGFRNSADMPETITSRDAARFPIIASCTLFGLYLFFKVFSQEYINLLLSMYFFVLGVLALSHTMSPVVARMVPASFPNKQYQLLFTQGSGESKEEIVNYEFDSKNLVCLVVSSVVGVWYVLKKHWIANNLFGLAFALNGVELLHLNNVSTGCILLGGLFVYDVFWVFGTNVMVTVAKSFEAPIKLVFPQDLLERGLGASNFAMLGLGDIVIPGIFIALLLRFDVSLKKNSRTYFYSSFLAYIFGLGLTIFVMHTFKHAQPALLYLVPACVGFPVVVALVKGELTEMFRYEETPEEGADKEESSEPEKKDQ, from the exons ATGTCTACGGCCGAGCCGATCCCGGCCGCGGGCCCCGAGGGGGCCGCGGGCCTGCTGGACGCCCTGAACGGCACGGACAGTAACGGCACGGAGGCGCTGAACGCCACGGCCAGGTTCGTGGCGACCCCGCAGGGCACGGCGCTGGCCTACGGCAGCCTGGTGCTCATGGCGCTGTTCCCCATCTTCTTCGGGGCGCTGCGCTCCGTCACCTGCTCCAAGGCCAAG GAGCTCGGAGAAAATGATTTCGATTCTGGGTTCAGA AACTCTGCCGACATGCCGGAGACCATCACCAGCCGGGACGCCGCCCGCTTCCCCATCATCGCCAGCTGCACTCTGTTTGGTCTCTACCTCTTCTTCAAG GTGTTTTCTCAGGAGTACATCAACCTGCTGCTGTCCATGTACTTCTTTGTGCTGGGCGTCCTGGCTCTGTCACACACCATGAG CCCCGTCGTGGCCAGGATGGTTCCCGCCTCCTTCCCCAACAAGCAGTACCAGCTGCTCTTCACTCAGGGCTCCGGAGAGTCCAAGGAAG AAATCGTCAACTATGAGTTTGACAGCAAGAACCTGGTGTGTCTAGTGGTCAGCAGCGTGGTGGGAGTCTGGTACGTGCTCAAGAAG CACTGGATAGCCAACAACCTGTTCGGGCTGGCGTTCGCCCTGAACGGCGTGGAGCTGCTCCACCTCAACAACGTCAGTACCGGCTGCATCCTGCTGGGGGGGCTCTTCGTCTACGATGTGTTCTGG GTGTTCGGCACCAACGTCATGGTAACGGTTGCTAAGTCATTTGAAGCGCCAATCAAAT tgGTGTTTCCTCAGGACCTGCTGGAGAGAGGCCTTGGAGCCAGTAACTTTGCTATGCTGGGACTGGGAGACATCGTCATCCCCGGCATCTTCATCGCCCTGCTGCTGCGCTTCGATGTCAG CCTGAAGAAGAACAGCAGGACGTACTTCTACTCCAGCTTCCTGGCCTACATCTTCGGCCTGGGCCTCACCATCTTCGTCATGCACACGTTTAAACACGCACAG CCTGCTCTGCTGTATCTGGTCCCCGCCTGCGTCGGCTTCCCCGTCGTCGTGGCGCTGGTCAAGGGAGAACTCACAGAGATGTTCAG GTACGAGGAGACTCCTGAGGAAGGAGCGGATAAAGAGGAATCATCAGAGCCGGAGAAGAAGGACCAATAA